ACCTGTTTTTAATATCCTATTATCCTTCATTATACTTTCATAACACTTCCTCATTTGATCGTCTTGCTCTCCTCCTCTCTGCACCAGAGATACTATGGGCCGGACAGCAAATGGGGCCATATTGAACAGTGGATGGTATGACCTGTCATTATACCACACTGCCGCATGCAGTAGACCACCAAAGATAGAATTTGCATTAGAAAATTCACTCAGCACAGGTCCTTCAGAGAATGAAATGTGATTGGTTGATGTTGCATGTCTCTTATGCAGTCTGTGTCTGATCCTCATTTCACAGGCTTTACTAGAGCAGTGGGGGGCAGGAGGCCCATATGACATGTTAGGGCTTAGCAGAGGTGGTCATAACATAGAGCAGGATTATAGAGCGGTCGCGTGACCCACATCTTAAAGTACTCAACCCTCCCCTCCCACCCCTCCAGACACCCTGTCTGAGCCCTGTAATAAACCGTGATATGACAGACAGCGTAATCTCTCAGTGCATGCTTTGTGCAGTTTTTGCAGTTTTTGATAATCATGTGACCTTTTGACCTAAAACTTCCTGCTTTCTGTCCCCTTTTCCTGCTCTGCTTTTCAGGAGGACAGTGAGCGGTATTCCCGCCACTCTCGGAGACATACCTCGGTTTGTATCTGTCCCTCTGCTTTTCATCCTTCTATTTCattcactttttatttaatactatGCTTTTACTATCTAAAATCAAATATGCCCCCAGTCATTTAATCTCTTCTGTAActttcttttccatttttccctatttttttttttttgtgcagttttatAGTGTGCTGTTTAGACCTCAGATGTCCATCaaccaaaattttaaataacCTTACTCATCTTAATTATGTCAAAAAAGACCTAACTGTTGACGAAAACATGACGAAAACATACCTGTGGGAACTTTTTTTGCAAGGTgtgaaatattgcatttttacatCACATTCACTTTTGTTCCtatcgggtaggtttaggtgtagtgcAATTGGtgtgttattttaaaacataacatttagagTTATAGCGCCACTTAACTGACACTTCAAGTCAGAACTGCAGTGACACTTTACAAAACAACGTCACATAAAATGTACCATATTCACGTTTATCTATTCCAGGggaaagaaacaaacactcttttaGTGCCACTCAGGGGACATTTCACATTGAATATGTCTAGAAACATATGgcggtatgtttttttgttttgttgcaaaAAAGTTCCCACAAGTACGTTTTCATCTTGGGATCAGGTTGAAAAAGACTGTCGCTAAAGAggagaaaatatgaaaaataaattgcaATCTCATTTCCATATGGTTGTGAATAAGggctgtttgaatttttttttttttttgaatgattgcAGGAACATTAGTTCTACTAATCATGATGTAACTAGATGATACAAAGACTTACCTCCTTTTCAAACATACATCTGATTATCAACATCTCTTCATGTAGTCTGGAGCAGTGCTTAAATGTTTCCATTGTTTACAACAGAACAAGCTTATTTAAGCTAAACTAAtattaagttgttgttttttcaacaaATGAGAACATCACTAAAAGGAGATTTTAGTCAGATTTGTGTcactaaatttagatttttggtaggtgcaaacacacacacacacacacacacacacacacaatggaaaATACATGGAATGTTAcaatggaaatgtatttattttattttaaatacatggaATTTTACAatggaaaattttatttttttaactgataaaGCATGCATTGTTGAAAGGTATTCATCTTATTATATCATATTTCTAGAGGGTATTGGTTACATATTCATTAAAGCAGTAAGCTTAGAAATACCTAAAAGCATTTTTTACTCAAAGCACAAACTCAACCCCTTGTTTTCTTTGTCTTCCTGTCTCAGATATCAGATGATGAGGAGCGGATGTCTGTTGGCAGTCGGGGCAGTTTGAGGGTTAGTATACATGTGATGTcattagaatgataaaaaaagaacattgtaTCATTTATGCCAGTAAATAGCATTTACCACTCAAAATCAAAGTAAAGGGTGGTAGTTAAGTGGTTATTAATTTGAAGGTTCCAGGTTAAAATAATGGAAAGAAAAATTCCTGCGtttgttgtaattttttgtaatttaataaaaagagtGGTTTTCACTTCGTTTTAATCTTCTAACAAATAAATAGCAATACTTAAATGACTAACGTTTCTGGCATCAACCATGCACAGAAAATGATGGTGGTTATGTAGTAAAAGAGCTTGTGTGGGCTTGCTTTTTTTCTTGAATTtttcattacagtttttctcaattgattTTTGCACATTTCTCCAAACTCGTGTCACTGTTCTCAAAAAAGTTAACACAGAGATCTGAATACTTTATAATTTTCAAAAACAGACTGAACGTTTTCATTAATTTCATACAAATTACAAATGCAGATAATTTTCTCAAAACAATGTGCACATAACTAtgaaatgttttacaatatttaatactttaaaataaaaattaaaaatatcttacaCAAATCACAAAGTTTTATGTACCATTTGTCCAAAGGCAACAAACAAGTTCTGTAACACgcatttggcgtgtatgccccataatactaatcttgtcaaccgttataatagcatacgttttctgtaaagatacgaatcaaaacaactcacctgtcgagtaaaacacaagtgagatcGGCATCTCAAGTTGAAGTTGgtcgcgaagctacttctgcatttgtccacgacactgttgtcatgtgttttctacgtcagtaaaggcggtaacaaagggtatctaacgtcattgacaggcgactgcactgccccgtgtcactgtttagaatgggaattttctcataatttacaagtagttgaaaacatttgagatattgttagtaatcagctggacaaaatatataacactaacctagtgttttttggatattttactgcaaatatcttacaaatacCTTTAACACAAGAAATGCACATCATCTCTTccttctctttggatttgagactttagtctttgcaactttacacatcttctttatgcaccaagagatggtaacactccaaagagaaagcaaaatttgtaatagcatcatatgacccctttagggatgatttgagaaatgcaccaaagcgactgagaaaaactgtaataaatgcaTCGCTAGAAAAaaatgcagtgcttcattttgcagtAAAATCGAACTGTCTGGTTAAGATAATTGTGTGTTTGGTTGGCTGTGCTAATTGTTTTGAGAACAAGAACAATGCATTGGAGAAAAGTGTCAAATCGATTGAGAaaaactgtcatttatttttatgtacagtatgtaactTGTCAAGTGTGTGATCAAAGTGTTGCTTTTTAAATtccaatttgtttatttgaaacaaatgtaataaaattaaaagtataGATGATGGAATTGATATGATTAAGGAATCAAGATTCTGTGCAACTGCATTTTGCACAAAGAGCACTGTCACTGCTTCTTTCctctttcattctttcagacTTGCTGAATCACACTTGTGCGACAATCTGTcactctttcatttatttatttttttcttcatttctcaTTCTCACATTGTCCTTTTGTCCTCCTCTGCTTACCGCAGGGCAACCACACAGATCTCTGCAGCAGCACCAGCAGTCTGCCTTCAGCCAGACTACAAAATGGACGGGTCTGTCCCTCTCACAATCCCCAACAATTCATCTTTAATCCTTTCTTTAGTATTAGTTATCTTCTTCATTGTTTTATCTTATAACCCTTTCTTCCTTTTGACTGCTCCTCCTTCCCCAGTCATTTCATAGGAATTTATAAACACATTTCAGTAAACCACAACAGTAGGGTTCTGGACGTAAAAATCTTGTTCAAAAGATccatagacaattttttttttttgtgatgaaaaAATCCATATACTGTACAGAGTCATGGTATAAGCATCCTAAAGTGAGGTGAGGTGAGGTGAGGTGAGGTGAGGTCAGGTTAGGTCAGGTCAGGTCAGGTCAGGTaaggtaaagtaaaataaaatacacttgttTTAAATTCTTAAGTACTTCGTTACCCACAATAGCACTGTTAAATACAGTAATCAGTTACTGAAACTAGCACTTCATCTTAAGGTACAGCCACATTAGCAACATTTCAGTTACATGTTTCAGACAAAAAGCCATTAATTCTCAATTTCAGCTGTACAAATTTATGAAACAATGGTAAATGTGGCCTTTAGTAAGTAGAACTCACATTAGAATTAGTGAATCTCAAATCATAGCatgttaaaattatattcaatatttGGTGAAGTTTTGAATtgtatcttttaaattaatgtagCCCAATGCCTATAGGCAAAATGCaaatattacagtaaatatttaaaaatagacacggtaacactttctatgaagcccatatttataatacattataagggtattcttaaggcattataatgaatgcataacgCATTATAAAAAAAcccttataatatgttatatcatctcatgaatattaattagaacagttttaatatattataatatttacttatttgtggttatagcttttaagagtataataatttataacacaatgaacatgttacataaacttttacaatggattatacttctcatagttataatgaattatacagtaagtctcatatcttgccatgtttctgatgctactttacttaaagcggtcaaagtccacttataagtagtaataataatattaataacaacattttGTTCTCTCAAACAGCCaaaagatcagatatcagatcagtacaatcaaaataaaatataaccatataaaacatagttttttttttttttcagttggagtattaatcTCACATCAGTTATTTAACATTGACTCCACGGGACCCATTCAACATCTAACccctcacaagctgtagtaagatactgtgcagaccttaaataaacaatgtcaagatatgacaCAGTCCATTATATTGTAAATGAAgcagatttaatatggtgttcattttgtgttataaataatcacacTCTTAACCTTATAACCGGATATACAtgagtattatgatgtattataattgtggttatgattattcatgagttgatataacatattaagttttttctataatgcattatgcattcattataatgccttaagaatacacttataatgtattataaaaatgggcttcatagaaagtgttaccatagACACTAATTTGATTAAAACATTCTCAGTGTTTTATGGGGTGTTATGAGGATTGATCAGTATAAAGTTTGAAATTGTTCAGTCAAATATAACACTGTTGTGATTAATCTGGGAGCTGATTTATTTGGTTAGGGTTACATTtctgtaaaattttaaaataactattggaaatgaaaaaaaatatatatagaaaatactTCCATAACAAAGGCAGGTGCAAAAGTTAGCTGTCATTATTGTGGTCTCTAcaaacttgttttaaaatgttgtgcTTTGCCTGATTAGTATTTAGGAGAgagattatttatttcatttgaagAATGTGTAGTATTGAATGCAATGTTATGAGCATATATTTCTTCCCCCTCTCTCTGTTTGTTTTTAGCCCTCTGCGCTTTTTAATGACCCCCCTCGTTCAAGAAGTCACAGGGTTTGTTTCCAGTTGTCATCTGCATGCAAATTTACATTTAGATCATTTGGTTTCATTTTGGTGAATACATGGCACATATATGAATGAATGTACGTAAATATATAGTTCATcctaaaatggaaattctgttgtCACTGAAAACCATATGACcttctttttgtgtttgtgtgggacACAAAAGGAGAGATCTAGTAGAATGTTCAAGCTTTTCTTTTCTATACAATGAAAGCGAATGAACAGCACAGTCCCTTTCCCCATACATTCCCTTTAAACAAATAATTGCGCTTTACTACATTGAATGTGctcttgtagtgtacttcaaatatgaatagtaggcctatataaaaaagtaattacagATTACTTTCATGACTGCTTAACACTTTATGCACAATATGCACTTGGTAACATGAAAAttgacattcattttttttctataatttacACAATTCTTTAATCTTATTTTCATGCTTTAATGTGTTTAGTAACACATTTAAGGATGTGTAAAGTAcctgattataattttaactgtagtatGATATTCaatgttacatttaaagttaaaatattttaaatgtactaactGATTATAATTTATTACAGTGCAGTtaacaagaaaacattttcacaatAACCATTCTAGAAAAGAGCTGCTTGGACATTCTTCTTGGACATCTCTGTCACTAGCTTTCTGTTTGCGAAACCTTAGCAAAATcttaacagaattttaattttatgttagacTCTTATTTAGGGACATGTTGTCTGTGTTCAATCCCTAATGCAACCTGCATGCAGTTTAGTCACCTGATACACAGAACTTCTTTGGTTACACGTTGACAGGTCTCTGGCTTCCAAAGCCTCTTGCTCAGACATCTAACGCAGCAATCAATTCGCTGTTTAGTCATTTCATAAGTGCTCAGAGTACATCAGAGTGTGTTAAGGTTGATGGCTAATGTGTTAACATTCTGTAAACATGCAAAGAAGCTTTCTTTGCGCTCCTCTGTATGTAATGAGCATTTCCTGACCTTGATGTGTTTAAAGTACATCTCCCCTGATTGATAGCAGCCCTGTTAGATCTCATTTCATGGTGGTGAGCAATTTTGGATCAAACAAGCAGTCATTTAAGGGTCTTTATCATCTTTTGAAAGTGTTTGTTGTGTCTTTCGTGGCTATGTTTGAGAGATATCGAGTATGTGAGGTGAATGTAGTATGGTGAGGTGTTCTGTTCTGTCTGCAGGGGTCACTGCATGAAGAGAGTTCTTACTCTGCCACTAGGCGTTTCAGTGGCTCCAGCGCTAGAGGCGTAAGGCCCTAACTTGACCTATCTCTTTGACCGTGGCATGACCTGATACCCAATGCTACTGTGGGCTTGTTGAGCGTCTTGCATGGTTCTGTTTTCAGACCACAGGCTTGACTATGTTGTTTATGTCTTTGTTTATGTCTTGAAGTTTCTCTGAGTAAAGTTTGGGAGCTGTTTTTTTCCCCTAGTAATGAGAGTGGGACGGGTGGtgtttgtactgtatgtaaagCATGGCTAATCATCTTGGATTaaatttctttctgtcttttgtcTGGTCAAAGTATGGTTGTTCTCTAGTCCTACAGACCGACTCTCCTTCACACACAGAAACCCACTAACGTTATGTGTATGTCAATGTGTGTTTTGACCTACAGAATGGGCTTGGTTTTACACTACTGTTTAACAGTTTTTTGAAAGAAACTAATGCTGttttcagcaaggatggattaaattgatcaaaaatgaaaaatgaaaaaagtgtaattttacaatatttctgtttgtactgtattttttgatcaagcCTATGTGCATAATAAACTTTATTCCAAAATCATCAagaatcttactaaccccaaacttttgaatggtagtgtatatgagACTGTCCTTACACTtgtcagtttttatatattttccctTATTCTCTCTTCCTGCTAACATCTACTGTACTCCTCATCCCATTTTCTCTATGCCTGCATTCTGGTCAGCCTTCAGACTATAATGGCTTTCTGGGCTCCAGTTCCAGGGCCTCTTCTAGGGCTAGTTCAGCCCGTGCCAGTCCAGTGGTGAGCTTCTCTTTTCTATCACTGATCAAGTTTTAGCTCTGCAGTTTCAAGGTCACCTCTGCCATCCTTGTAGCATATAGAGATCCATGGCAGAAATTGACCTGCTCTCTTGCTCCTCTGCATATCCTCTTCCTCTCACTAAAATCTTCAGTATCATGTGGAGTTTGCATGAATCTTGTTTGTGCCATGCTCCCTCTAGTGGATAAAACATGGAAGATATCTCTAAATAGCCCAGTGTTGTTTTTGATCCTgagcattttatcatttaatttagaCATATAAGAAATCTAGATGTTTTTTCAAtgtagaatacattttttttcgcACAGGTGGAGGAAAGGTCAGATTTCCTGGAAAAGGTGAGTAGGATCACTTTTGGGTTGTTAAACAGATTCACAAACATCATGGTAGATAATACCACAACAGAGTGACCCACCAGACcaagtaaatattttaactacaccCCCAGGGGTCCAGGACAGCCTCCACCCTCTCTGCTGCAACTCTAGCATCCCTTGGTGGAGGTTTATCACGAAGAGGAAGCTGTGATACCTCGATTTCAGCGGACACTGAGGCCTCCATACGGGAAATGAAGGTCATTTTGAatttatcaaattttattttgtgttataatGACCATGTTCTGTatgtaatttcaacatttttgtttgtatCTGCTCTCAGGACTccctggtggaggtggaggagaaATACCGTAAGGCAATGGTGTCCAATGCTCAGCTGGACAATGAGAAGACAAACCTGATGTATCAGGTGGACACACTGAGAGACACTCTGATGGAGCTGGAGGAATTTCTGTGTGAGACACGCAGAGAGTGTGAGGAGAAAAGCAGAGTAAGGGCTGTCAAGTggtgaaattactttttttttttaaatcctctattataatttaccttttttcaatgcataattgttttatttttgttcaatacaAAATGTGAAGCGGATATAGTCACAGTCATGAcccagtacatatatatatatatatatatatatatatatatatatatatatatatatatattatttaaaataattatttataataatttataataaaaaattttttatcaaaacttTTGACAAAAATGGTGAGTCAAAATTCCATATGAAGTGCACAGGATAATTCTGACCCCTTTCATGAAGAATTAGAATAGTGGAATTATTTTTTTCGGAACTTATGACCAGGAAATGTATTATTAATGCTGCAGAGGCTCACATATAAGTTTTGACATGCAAGCATACTAAATAGATAAAAGACCCCAAAATTCACTAAATATTCAAAATTCAAATATTCTCTTATCAGGGCAGTTTGACATTTGTGTGTTCAAGTGTAAAGACTAATCATAACTCAACTTTGTGGCAGTGTTTTCTGTTATATTATGAAGAAATATAGTATTTCATAAACAGTTAGGGTGGTTTCAATACTGAATTGGTTAGCAGAGGAGGGCACACATATAATTAATGTGAGCATTAGTAgattgttaatataaaaaaaaaaaaaaataaaaaaaaacatagatgaTCTTTGTGAAGTCAGAGTATGCAGTGGTCCTTTAATTCTGAGAAATCATAGAATGACTACTGTTCAGATAACTGTGATAGTGACTACTAATAATCAGgaattcaaacaaaaacaaaaaaatcatcaattaaattttttatttacattttttaatgtatgtaaGGACTTCGAGCGAGAGCGTCATGCCCACAATGTCCTGAAGTTCCAGTTTGAGGAGATGAAGGAAACACTGAAACAGAGTGAAGAGTTGCTGACGGTGAGCATCAGCCGTAAATGATGGAATATTCGAAGATCTTCTGATTCTTTGTCTTCCCGAAATAGATGATTGGTGTGTTATTCTGTTGTCTTCTCTCACATTTTCTTCTTAATATTCTTTAACCTATCCCTGTTTCCCACTGCTTCCCCTCATGGCTGGGGCTCAGGAAGCTCAACAGTCTCGTGGAAAGCAGGCAGACTATATTAAAGAGATCGCTGACCTGCAAGAAACATTGgaatggaaagataaaaagatcCGGGTACAATAACCTTCCATGGCCATTTTCTCATTACTCATATCAAATTCTTTTGTATATTAACACTTAATAATCTTTTTTCCCCCTTAATACTTATTAACTTATTAACCTATTAATGCTTGATACTGTCACATGACCCTTTTAGTCTTTCCAAATCTTACATGTTTCCTTTACTCCTCTGTTCTTCCTTTCCTTGATTGTTCACTTTTGCGGATGGCTGCATTAAGGCCTTAGAGAGGCAGAAGGAATATTCAGACATTAACCATGATGAACGGGAAGCACTCAGGAATGAAGTATGTCGGCTTAGGGATGCTCTAAAGGTAGAGATATAGAAGGAATACTGGCAATCACAGCAAAGAAATAGCAGTCAttatattagcattattattttgaGTTTAAAGGACCATTATACAGTAATGGCATAAATGGGAGATTGACATCAGATTGCATtctttcacagaaacatggcattATGCAGGGATCTGAGGTGACGGCCAATGGGGAGTTAGCAGACCGGGCGATTGATGGGCATGCTGTTGCGGAAACAGCCTCCCGATTGAATCAAGACTCTCACACGCCCACTATAACTGGAGACAGCATGTTAGGTAAGAAAAATGCttaccagatctttttgaacacATAATTAAGCGTTTTAAACAAATCAGCTATTGTGGATGATTTGTATAGTATCCAGCTTAACTGTAgtcaaattatatgcatttttacaattatgcttttatggtattttgttgctgcagatttgaaatgttttatttaattatagaaaCCATTACAACTATGCTGCAAGAAAagcaaaaactaaatgaaaacatttagtgaaaatgtttaaataaatgagacaaaaattaaaagatttgtgttaaattaaataaagatcaaataactaaataaaaaaataactggaaaataataaaactaaataataaatacatttctccaaaaataagtaaaattaaatgTCCACAAATTAAATTTGGAATCAGTTTTCGatatattataaaacatgaaTCCAGCTGCATTAAACATGGAAATGCCACTAGATAGTATTAACAATAGACTGTGCTGAGAAGATATTAAACATCTTTCAATTATACCACTTAACATTAACTGaaacatataataaatatttctatgGTATCTCTGCTGGAATTCTCTCTTCATTGATCAGCCTTTAATTCAATCAAGATCAACTGCCAATTGCTtaacaaaatcaataaaattatTCTCTGTGTCTTTCTGTTTTAATGGAATCGTAATTGTGATTTACTCTTTGAATCCAATCAAGAGGTGTTTTCCATCTGGCATTTCATCTCAATCTTAGTAATGTTGCAAGGAGAGCTTCATAAGTCAGAGATTACTCAAAACTATGGTGAGACTGCACAGTTGCTGCAGGGAAatctttttggtgtttttttctatGTTAATCTATTAAATGAggaaatatttactgtatatacccccccccccccattttttttttaaaaaggttaaaaGAGAGAGGACTACAAGTTATGAGGCATAGAAACTGGACTCTTTGCTATCTGAAGTAATCTACTgttaaaaccaaacaaaacagggCAGAGGATGAAAGATACATAAATTCAAGTGCAGAGACTTCACCTAATGTGCTGCTATAATTATTTCAACCTTAAAATTGGATGATATCTGAAATTACAGTATATGAACCACAGAACGTTCAAGCAgagaaaaataactgaatataaatCAAATGCTGGCATTAAAACCTCTGAAGATCTGTGTTTGAGCCCACAGAGTCTAATGAAATTCTGGATTGCGTtagcagtgaccctctgatctggatacagactggaactGGTGGCTACTGTGAcatcggaataagagagaaacagacaaatattagcgtagatgccattcttctaatgatgttgcaagtacatcaggtgttattggaagtgttcctGTTTCCGGTTTTcctgcagcctaaaaatcctttaacagatttggatattagaagcgtattagtgtCTTATGTGTAAgctaggttaaagagatgggtctttaatctagatttaaactgcaagagtgtgtctgcctcctgaacaatgctATGATGACTCTGTTTATCGTGCTTTTATTGAATCGGTTTTATTCTTTTGTATAGCTGCTTGGTTTGGAAGCCTCTCCctgacaaataaaaacagacttgGTAGTCTGGTCAAAGTGGCGAGCAAGATTTCCAGGAGAAGTTTGGTTCAACTTGGGGAGTTATACATAAAACAGGTCCAGAAGAAAAGCTAGAGTCATAGCTCATTCACAGGATCATGCCCTTAGAACAGAGTTTGTGCTTTTGCCCTCTGAGTGGGGCTATCTGGTTCCTAGCTGCAGAACAAAGAGgatgcaaatatattttattccgtCAGCTGTGAGGCACCTTAATGGCACTtagcactttataataacttgcacaagttgcatttttgatcaagtgtcctgtattttatttatttatttatttgcacattaTGTACATTGGCCGTTATTGTGAATTCCTTCTCTGCTGGTTGGTCTTTGTTGGTGAATGTTGTTGTATGTTTATGTGGGGCATTTGCTGCAAATCCAATTTCCCCTTGTGGGACAATAAAAgtactttgactttgactttgagcgaggttattccagagtttaagtgctaaataggaaaaggatctgctgcctgcagttgattttgatattctagatattatcaaattgcctgagttttgggAACGCAGTGGACATAGAGGATTATtatagcattacaataatctaacattgaggtcataaaggcatggattaacatttctgcatttgacattgagagcataggccataatttagatatatttttgagatggagaaatgcagttttacaaatgctaaaaacttggctttctaaggaaagattgcaatcaaatagcacacctaggttcctaactgatgacgaagaattgacagagcagccatcaagtcttagacagcgttcTAGGTTATTATATGCAGACTTTTTGTGTCCTATAATTACACCTCTGtatttcagaatttagcagtaagaaattgttcgtcatccaggtttttatatcaactatgcattccgttagtttttcaaattggtattcTGCTCAATTTCAGtttgcttctgtactcagtctacGTAGAATAGCGAACTATC
This genomic stretch from Carassius gibelio isolate Cgi1373 ecotype wild population from Czech Republic chromosome B6, carGib1.2-hapl.c, whole genome shotgun sequence harbors:
- the lrrfip1b gene encoding leucine-rich repeat flightless-interacting protein 2 isoform X7, whose protein sequence is MATQVTGRKRIPNREKLSAEDDALSQIAREAEARLAAKRAARAEAREIRMKELERQQKEISDDEERMSVGSRGSLRGNHTDLCSSTSSLPSARLQNGRPSALFNDPPRSRSHRGSLHEESSYSATRRFSGSSARGPSDYNGFLGSSSRASSRASSARASPVVEERSDFLEKGSRTASTLSAATLASLGGGLSRRGSCDTSISADTEASIREMKDSLVEVEEKYRKAMVSNAQLDNEKTNLMYQVDTLRDTLMELEEFLCETRRECEEKSRDFERERHAHNVLKFQFEEMKETLKQSEELLTEAQQSRGKQADYIKEIADLQETLEWKDKKIRALERQKEYSDINHDEREALRNEVCRLRDALKKHGIMQGSEVTANGELADRAIDGHAVAETASRLNQDSHTPTITGDSMLEIRLRKLVEERESLLDQVRKYKAIAEQTQKNGTAETGSTDEDDLKNGLDPHILDLQRDANRQISDLKFKLVKSEQEVTALEQNIIRLEGQVSRYKTSAEAAEKVEDELKVEKRKLQRELRSSLDRIDELEASNSHLTKRLEKMKANRSALLAQQ
- the lrrfip1b gene encoding leucine-rich repeat flightless-interacting protein 2 isoform X16 gives rise to the protein MATQVTGRKRIPNREKLSAEDDALSQIAREAEARLAAKRAARAEAREIRMKELERQQKEISDDEERMSVGSRGSLRGNHTDLCSSTSSLPSARLQNGRVEERSDFLEKGSRTASTLSAATLASLGGGLSRRGSCDTSISADTEASIREMKDSLVEVEEKYRKAMVSNAQLDNEKTNLMYQVDTLRDTLMELEEFLCETRRECEEKSRDFERERHAHNVLKFQFEEMKETLKQSEELLTEAQQSRGKQADYIKEIADLQETLEWKDKKIRALERQKEYSDINHDEREALRNEVCRLRDALKKHGIMQGSEVTANGELADRAIDGHAVAETASRLNQDSHTPTITGDSMLEIRLRKLVEERESLLDQVRKYKAIAEQTQKNGTAETGSTDEDDLKNGLDPHILDLQRDANRQISDLKFKLVKSEQEVTALEQNIIRLEGQVSRYKTSAEAAEKVEDELKVEKRKLQRELRSSLDRIDELEASNSHLTKRLEKMKANRSALLAQQ